In the Pedobacter cryoconitis genome, ATTTGATTCTCCCAAAGATCAATGGTATTGATCTTTGTAAAGAGGTGCGTATTGCCCGGCCTGATATTCCTATCATTATGCTGACTGCTTTGGGGACTACGGATGATAAAGTTGAGGGGTTTGACGCAGGTGCAGATGATTATCTCGTTAAGCCTTTTGATTTCAGGGAATTGCATGCCAGGATACGTGCTTTAATTAAAAGAAATCAGACACAGAATAATACTTTCAGCCAGGGATTTATTTTGCGTTTTGCAGATCTGGAAATGAATCTGGAAACCAAACTTGTTAAGAGGAATGATGTACCAATAGATCTTACACCTAAAGAGTTTCGCTTGCTTGAATATATGATGGGAAATTCTGAAAGGGTTTTGTCGAGAACAGAAATTGCAGAGAAGGTTTGGGATACTTTTGATTCAGGAACGAACTTCATTGATGTATATATCAATTATTTAAGGAAAAAGATAGATAAGAATTACGAGGTGAAACTGATTCATACCAAACCTGGAATGGGTTTTATATTTAAAGAGGGATGAAAATAAGAGCGAAACTTTTGTTATTGTTTTTAACACTTTTTGGTGCTTTGCTTTTGGCATTTGCGGTGTTTATCTATATTTCTACAGCGCAGAGCAGAAAGGATCAATATTATAAGCATCTTAAAAGAGAGGCGATTACGAAAGCGAATTTGCTTTTTGATGCGAAAGTTCCTCCAACGGTGTTGCAGTTGATTTATAAGAATTCTATTAACTCTTTATTTGAGGAAGAGGTTGCTGTGTATGATACTTCGTTTAATCTGCTGTATCATGATGCGGTGCAGATTGATAAGGTTAAAGAGACCAAACAGATGATCAATCAGATTATTCTTCAGAAGGAAATAACTTTTGAACAGGGATCTTTGCAGGTTGTGGGACTTTTATATCTGCATAAAGGCAAAACTTATGTGATTACTGCGGCTGCAAATGATAAGTATGGACTGACCCGTCTGGAAGAATTTAAGTATACTTTGATTATTTCT is a window encoding:
- a CDS encoding response regulator transcription factor, with product MDILVIEDEQRVAELIKKGLEELGFHITLAFDGEMGKRLALTKTYDLILMDLILPKINGIDLCKEVRIARPDIPIIMLTALGTTDDKVEGFDAGADDYLVKPFDFRELHARIRALIKRNQTQNNTFSQGFILRFADLEMNLETKLVKRNDVPIDLTPKEFRLLEYMMGNSERVLSRTEIAEKVWDTFDSGTNFIDVYINYLRKKIDKNYEVKLIHTKPGMGFIFKEG